A window of Halopseudomonas sabulinigri genomic DNA:
GCTGTCCATTACCTCTGGCAGCAGGCTGGCAGGAATATCCAGCAGGGTGAGCAGTTCCTCATCCCAGCATTGCTGATGAATGTTGAACAGCATGGTGCGTGAGGCGTTGGTGGCGTCGGTGCGGTGCACTTGGCCCCCGGTGAGGCGCCAGAGCAGAAAGGTATCGACGGTGCCGAAGCGCAGCTCGCCGCGTTCGGCGCGCGCGCGCGCGCCCTCGACGTGCTCCAGCAACCAGCGCAGTTTGGTGGCGGAAAAATAGGGGTCGATCAGCAGGCCGGTATGTTCGGTCACCATGGTTTCGTGGCCGGCGGCCTTGAGCTCGGCGCAGAAGTCGGCGGTACGGCGGTCCTGCCAGACGATGGCGTGGTAGAGCAGCTCGCCGGTTTGCGCGTCCCACAGCAAGGTGGTCTCGCGCTGATTGGTAATGCCGATGCCCGCCACCTGATCGGCACTGATGCCAGCTTTTTCGAGCACCTCGCGGCAGACCGCCAGGGTGCTGTTCCAGATATCTTCACCGTCGTGCTCCACCCAGCCGTCATGCGGAAAATGCTGAGCAAATTCCTGCTGCGCAGTAAATTCGGGCTTGCCGGCGGCCGAGAACAGGATGGCGCGGCTGCTGGTGGTGCCCTGGTCGATGGCGAGAATGGGGTTGGCCATAAGGCTGGAGTCCTGTGCGGTCGGTATTGTTATGGGCGTTATGCTCAGTCGCGGCACAGCTCGCAGAGCTGGGCGGCGGTATGCTGGCGCAGATCTGCGGCGCTGAGTTCAATTTCCAGCCCACGGCGCCCGCCACTGACGTACACAGTAGGCCAGTTTGCCGCGCTGGCATCAATAAAGGTGCGCAGGCGTTTCTTCTGCCCCAAGGGGCTGATGCCGCCAACCAGATAGCCGGTGCTGCGCTGCGCGGCGGCGGGGTCAGCCATGGCGGTCTTCTTTACCCGCGCGGCGCTGGCCAGAGCCTTGAGGTTGAGCTTGTCGGTTACCGGTACCACGGCCACCAGCAGTTCGCCGGTTTCGGTCGTGGCCAGCAGGGTTTTGAACACCCGGCCGTGCTCCAGACCTAGCTTGTCGGCGGCTTCGGTACCGTAGGACTCGGCTTGCGGGTCGTGGCTATAGCGGTGCAGTTGATAACTGACGCGGGCTTTGTCGAGCAGTTTGGTGGCTGGGGTCATGGCGTTCACATGCAGGTAACTGGCCACAGAGTAAACTGCCGGGCGCGCGGGGCCAAGTCGCCGTTTGCAGGCCTTGCGAGCGGGCCGGTGACGTTGTACAACAGGCTGGCGCGGGATTGCGCAGGTTTCGGAGATGCTGATGTTCAAGCCCCATCCAGAAGAACGCCGTACCGTCCGACCGGCCGGCGAAGCCCCGGTCTATGATCTGTTGGTCATTGGCGGTGGGGTAAATGGCGCAGGGATCGCCAATGATGCCGCCGGGCGCGGCCTTTCTGTACTACTTTGCGAGCAGCATGATCTGGCCTCGCACACCTCGTCGGCGAGCAGCAAGTTGGTACATGGCGGCTTGCGTTACCTCGAACACTACGAATTCAGATTGGTGCGTGAGGCGCTCGGCGAGCGTGAAGTGCTGTTGCAGAAGGCGCCGCACATCATCTGGCCGCTGCGCTTTGTGCTGCCGCACCGGCCGCATCTGCGCCCGCGCTGGATGCTGCGCGCCGGCTTGTTTCTGTACGATCACCTGGGCAAGCGCACCACACTGCCGGGCTCCACCGGCGCGCCCTTGAATGGCCAGGGCCCGTTGAACCCGCAGATCGATTATGCCTTCGAGTACTCCGACTGCTGGGCTGATGACGCGCGGCTGGTGGTACTCAACGCGGTGCAGGCGGCGAGCCTGGGCGCCGACATTCGCACCTACACCCGCTGCGAGTCGGCACGCCGCAAGGGTGACCTGTGGCAGATTGAGCTGTTGTCTGACCATGGCACGGCGGAAACCGTGCACGCGCGGGCGCTGGTCAATGCAGCCGGGCCCTGGGCCGCGCGAGTGATGGAGCGCGTGGTGGATACGCGCTCGCCCTATGGCGTGCGTCTGGTGCAGGGCAGCCATATTGTGGTGCCGCAGCTGTACCACGGTCGTCAGGCCTATATTCTGCAGAACGAGGACGAGCGTATCGTCTTTGTATTGCCCTACGAGAACGATTACTCGCTGATTGGCACCACCGATGTGGACTATCAGGGGGACCCCGCCCAGGTTGAGCCTACAGAGGCCGAGGTCGATTACCTGCTGCAGGTGGTGAACGCGCACTTCAAGCGCCAACTTAAGCATGAAGACATCCGTCACCGGTTTTCCGGGGTGCGGCCGCTGATCAGTGATGCCAGTGAATCCGACCCTTCGGCGGTCAGTCGCGATTACAGCCTGACGTTGGAAGGGGATACCGGCCAGGCGCCGCTGCTGGCCGTGTACGGCGGAAAACTGACGACCTTTAGAACCCTGGCCGAGGCGGCGGTAGATAAACTCAAGCCCTGGTTCCCTGACGCGCACCCATCCTGGACCGCTAGCCATGCGCTGGCCGGGGGCGACTTTGAGTCACAGGCGCAGCTGAGCGCCGAGCTCAAGACCGAGTACCCCTGGCTTACCGAGCAGCAATTGGAGCGCTTTGTGCGTTGCTACGGCACCCTGAGCCAGGTATTTCTGCGCGGTATGCGCTCACAGCAGGACATGGGCGAGCAATTCGGCGCGGGCCTGACCGAGCGCGAGATCAAGTACTTGCGCGAGCGCGAGTGGGCGCGGGACATGCAGGCGATCCTCTGGCGGCGGACCAAGCTGGGGCTGCACTTGAACGCGGCTCAGCAGGCGCGACTGGCTGACTATCTGCAGGCGTTGGCGGGCGAAATACTGGCGGTGTGACTAGCGGCAGCAGCCCGCATGGCGAAGCCTGGCCCGTGCAACGCACCCCGCAGGCCAGGCTCGGCATACCTCAATCGGCGATCTTGACCACCAGCTTGCCGAAATTCTTACCTTCCAGTAGCCCGATGAAGGCTTCTGGCGCGTTCTCCAGACCCTCTACGCGATCTTCCTTCACCCGCACCTTGCCACTCTCGACCCAGGGGGTCATGGTCTTGAGGAAGTCCGGGAAGCAGTGACCGTAGTTGTCGAAGATAATGAAGCCCTGCATGCGAATGCGTTGGCTCAGCATCAGGCGCATCAGTTGTGGCAGGCGGTCCGGGCCGGCGGGCAGCTCGGTTGCGTTGTACTGCGCGATCAGACCGCACAAGGGGATGCGCGCGTGCGGGTTGAGTAGCGGCATCACGGCATCGAACACCTTGCCGCCGACGTTCTCAAAGTACACATCAATGCCCTTGGGGCAGGCGGCGATCAGTTTGTCGTTGAGGTCATCGGCCTTGTGATCGATACAGGCATCGAAACCCAGCTCTTCGACCGCGTAGCGGCGCTTGTCTGCACCGCCGGCAACGCCGACCACGTGGCAACCCATCAGCTTGGCGACCTGACCCACCACAGTGCCGACCGGGCCAGTGGCAGCCGCGACGACGACGGTTTCACCGGCCTTGGGTTGGCCGATATCGGTCAGACCCATATAGCCGGTGAAGCCCGGCATGCCGAGCACGCCCAGTGCCTGCGATGGTTCTTTCATGTTGTTGTCGAGGCGAAACACCATGGCGCCGTCGGAGAGGGTGTAGTCCTGCCAGCCTGAGGCAAAGCTCATTACCAGGTCGCCTGCGGCGTAGCCGTCGAGCTTGGATTCCAGCACCTCACTGACGGTGGCGCAGGTCATTACGCCGCCGACCGGGACCGGATCGGCGTAGGATTTGGCGTCGCTCATGCGTCCGCGCATGTAGGGGTCGAGTGACATCCAGCGGTTGCGTAGCAGCATCTGCCCCGTGCCCACGGCGGGAATGGCGGTTTCTACCAGATTGAAGTTGGCAGCGGTCGGTGCGCCGACCGGGCGCGAGGCAAGCAGAATCTGGCGATTGGTGGTGTCTGACTGTGGCATTGCACGTCTCCTGCTTTGGGGTGTGAGGCGGCATGGGGCCGATGTTGGCGCCATGACGATGGTGTTGCCCTAGGATGCGCAGTGCGCGGTAATGGTTCAACTTGGCGCTAGTGGCGGTGATGCTGTGCTATTGATCGCGAAGAGACGCTGCTGGGCGCGCTAGGTGCCCGTCGCGCAAGTTGGTGTTGCAGCGCGCCCTGGTCGAGAGGGAGCGCGACCCGCCCGGGAGGGCGAGGAGAGCTACTTGCAGGCGGCGCGCCAGGCGCGCAGGAAGTCCTGTGCGCGGCCACCCTTATGGGGGTAGGAGCGCTCCCAGATTCGCGCTAGGCTGGGCAGGTCGCTGCGCGTGGAGATGGCCAGTTGCTGGCGCTCGTAGATCAACCAGGCAATGGCGGTCGCGTAGGCGAGGTTGTAGCCCAGTTCGGCGTGCGGGTTTTGCAGAAAACAGTGTTGGCT
This region includes:
- the glpD gene encoding glycerol-3-phosphate dehydrogenase — translated: MFKPHPEERRTVRPAGEAPVYDLLVIGGGVNGAGIANDAAGRGLSVLLCEQHDLASHTSSASSKLVHGGLRYLEHYEFRLVREALGEREVLLQKAPHIIWPLRFVLPHRPHLRPRWMLRAGLFLYDHLGKRTTLPGSTGAPLNGQGPLNPQIDYAFEYSDCWADDARLVVLNAVQAASLGADIRTYTRCESARRKGDLWQIELLSDHGTAETVHARALVNAAGPWAARVMERVVDTRSPYGVRLVQGSHIVVPQLYHGRQAYILQNEDERIVFVLPYENDYSLIGTTDVDYQGDPAQVEPTEAEVDYLLQVVNAHFKRQLKHEDIRHRFSGVRPLISDASESDPSAVSRDYSLTLEGDTGQAPLLAVYGGKLTTFRTLAEAAVDKLKPWFPDAHPSWTASHALAGGDFESQAQLSAELKTEYPWLTEQQLERFVRCYGTLSQVFLRGMRSQQDMGEQFGAGLTEREIKYLREREWARDMQAILWRRTKLGLHLNAAQQARLADYLQALAGEILAV
- a CDS encoding NADP-dependent oxidoreductase; its protein translation is MPQSDTTNRQILLASRPVGAPTAANFNLVETAIPAVGTGQMLLRNRWMSLDPYMRGRMSDAKSYADPVPVGGVMTCATVSEVLESKLDGYAAGDLVMSFASGWQDYTLSDGAMVFRLDNNMKEPSQALGVLGMPGFTGYMGLTDIGQPKAGETVVVAAATGPVGTVVGQVAKLMGCHVVGVAGGADKRRYAVEELGFDACIDHKADDLNDKLIAACPKGIDVYFENVGGKVFDAVMPLLNPHARIPLCGLIAQYNATELPAGPDRLPQLMRLMLSQRIRMQGFIIFDNYGHCFPDFLKTMTPWVESGKVRVKEDRVEGLENAPEAFIGLLEGKNFGKLVVKIAD
- the ybaK gene encoding Cys-tRNA(Pro) deacylase; protein product: MTPATKLLDKARVSYQLHRYSHDPQAESYGTEAADKLGLEHGRVFKTLLATTETGELLVAVVPVTDKLNLKALASAARVKKTAMADPAAAQRSTGYLVGGISPLGQKKRLRTFIDASAANWPTVYVSGGRRGLEIELSAADLRQHTAAQLCELCRD